The following are encoded together in the Erpetoichthys calabaricus chromosome 16, fErpCal1.3, whole genome shotgun sequence genome:
- the mgat2 gene encoding alpha-1,6-mannosyl-glycoprotein 2-beta-N-acetylglucosaminyltransferase: MRFRIYKRKVFILTLIVIAFAFAFWNSGKQKKGELFAKEAITKSVLVTRRISNDTLPEKIQRPEVDNMTLVYRGIVYQLNFDQTIKNVEKIKTRQKDDLVVVVQVHNRPDYLRLLVDSLRKAKGIENILLIFSHDFWSPEINQVVATVDFCQVLQIFFPFSIQLYPHEFPGNDPKDCPRDIPKKDALKLGCINAEYPDSFGHYREAKFSQTKHHWWWKLHFVWERVKALHNHSGLVLFIEEDHYLAPDFYYVLNKMWSLQKEQCPDCDVLSLGSYSLAGFPSKLDKAEVKTWKSTEHNMGMAMTRDTYQNLIKCTDTFCTYDDYNWDWSLQHLTVTCLPYFWKVMVAEAPRIFHAGDCGMHHKKACMPSSQKSKIESILQNDQNHMFPETLTLNKLPMSKIAPRVKNGGWGDIRDHELCKSYRRLQ, from the coding sequence ATGAGATTTAGGATCTACAAACGAAAGGTTTTCATATTAACTCTTATAGTTATTGCTTTTGCCTTTGCCTTTTGGAACAGTGGGAAGCAGAAGAAGGGAGAGCTTTTTGCCAAAGAGGCTATCACGAAGAGTGTACTAGTGACCAGAAGAATTTCCAATGACACGTTGCCAGAGAAAATCCAGAGGCCTGAAGTTGACAACATGACCTTAGTTTATCGTGGAATTGTTTACCAGTTAAATTTTGATCAGACAATCAAAAATGTGGAAAAGATAAAGACTCGTCAGAAAGATGACTTAGTTGTAGTTGTGCAAGTCCATAATCGGCCAGATTATTTAAGACTGCTTGTAGACTCTCTTAGGAAGGCAAAGGGTATAGAAAATATTCTGTTAATATTCAGCCATGACTTTTGGTCACCGGAGATTAATCAAGTAGTTGCCACTGTTGACTTTTGTCAAGTCCTTCAGATATTTTTCCCTTTTAGCATCCAACTCTATCCTCATGAGTTTCCAGGAAATGACCCCAAAGATTGCCCAAGAGATATTCCGAAGAAAGATGCCTTAAAATTGGGATGCATAAATGCAGAGTATCCTGACTCTTTTGGGCATTACAGGGAAGCCAAGTTCTCCCAAACTAAACACCACTGGTGGTGGAAGCTGCATTTTGTGTGGGAACGAGTGAAGGCCTTGCATAACCATAGTGGGCTGGTTCTGTTTATTGAAGAAGATCACTATCTTGCACCTGATTTCTACTATGTTCTTAATAAAATGTGGAGCCTTCAAAAAGAACAGTGCCCAGACTGTGATGTGTTATCCCTTGGATCTTACTCGCTTGCAGGTTTCCCAAGTAAGCTGGACAAAGCTGAGGTGAAAACTTGGAAGTCCACAGAGCACAATATGGGAATGGCTATGACCAGAGACACCTATCAAAACCTGATCAAGTGCACTGATACTTTCTGTACTTACGATGACTATAATTGGGACTGGTCATTACAGCACCTTACTGTTACATGCCTTCCATACTTCTGGAAGGTCATGGTTGCTGAAGCCCCTAGAATTTTCCATGCTGGTGACTGTGGGATGCACCACAAGAAAGCCTGTATGCCTTCATCCcagaaatcaaaaattgaaagcaTTCTGCAGAATGACCAAAATCATATGTTTCCAGAGACTTTGACCTTAAACAAACTTCCTATGTCTAAGATTGCCCCACGAGTAAAAAATGGAGGCTGGGGTGATATCAGGGATCACGAACTGTGCAAAAGTTATCGCAGATTACAGTAA